The following are from one region of the Dermacentor albipictus isolate Rhodes 1998 colony chromosome 5, USDA_Dalb.pri_finalv2, whole genome shotgun sequence genome:
- the RpL13A gene encoding large ribosomal subunit protein uL13, protein MTGFSRKPIIIDGQGHLLGRLSALVAKTLLHGQRVVVVRCEGICISGSFFRNKLKYLDFLRKRCNVNPARGPYHFRAPSKILWRTVRGMLPHKTKRGSLALDRLKVFEGVPPPYHRMKRMVVPSALRVLRLNPRRRYCTLGRLGHEVGWKYQSVIESLELKRKAKAALYHKAKKTDRKLLAQAKELSAKQVEPMAKVIKSYGYAV, encoded by the exons ATGACTGGGTTTTCACGGAAG CCCATTATCATCGACGGCCAAGGCCACTTACTTGGCCGTCTCTCTGCATTAGTTGCGAAAACACTGCTTCATG GCCAGCGCGTGGTCGTCGTGCGATGCGAAGGGATCTGCATATCTGGAAGCTTCTTCAGGAATAAGC TGAAGTACCTGGACTTCCTGCGCAAGCGGTGCAATGTGAACCCAGCGCGGGGGCCCTACCACTTCAGGGCACCCAGCAAAATCTTGTGGCGCACAGTGCGCGGCATGCTGCCGCACAAGACCAAGCGTGGCTCCCTTGCACTGGACCGTCTGAAGGTCTTCGAGGGTGTGCCGCCTCCGTACCACCGCATGAAGCGCATGGTGGTGCCATCAGCGTTGCGTGTGCTCCGGCTCAACCCAAGGCGCAGG TACTGCACTCTTGGACGTCTTGGCCATGAAGTCGGCTGGAAGTACCAGAGCGTCATCGAGTCTCTTGAGCTGAAAAGGAAAGCCAAGGCTGCCCTCTATCACAAGGCCAAGAAGACGGACAGG AAACTGCTCGCACAGGCCAAGGAGCTCTCTGCCAAGCAGGTGGAACCGATGGCAAAGGTCATCAAAAGCTATGGCTACGCTGTGTGA
- the LOC139060013 gene encoding piggyBac transposable element-derived protein 4-like — protein MALCSRPVARKERRQSRDSAASATDFFDEPSSEESEDDFGSSDFISDSDSDDDEPRTSSSSRRVSTSYGNDLLPPAQKRIEFSPRREPGVYLDAEVGVALRSGSKKFLTALDFFLLFFSMNVIETICDNTNKYAWTHILEKPTHACSDGSWEEVTPSEMLKFIGLVIYMGVVKVPRLKLYWNVGDLYSGLLPPRIMRRRQFIALLAMLQVADLDDVTQSSRGKLRYMWWLLQHMNKVSANLFQPHRDLSVDERMVKSKGRSGIRQYIKDKVTKWGYKLWVLADPGTGYTVQFSVYTGKREQPGPHGLAFDVVCQLCHTYLDQGYRIFMDNFYTSTSLFSHLLSRKTLACGTTRKDRRGFPAELKDARWEKKARRGDIRWLRDQNILYLQWKDRRVVNMMSMVHTANDTVTAKRRERRQNSWTHIYNKASADP, from the exons atggcgttgtgctcgcgtccggtcgctcgaaaagaacgccgtcaatcgcgcgattccgctgcttcggcaacggatttttttgatgaaccgagcagcgaagagtctgaagacgacttcggcagctccgattttatttcggactccgattcggatgatgatgagccacggacttcatctagtagccgaag ggtctcaacaagctacggcaatgatctgctgccgccagcgcagaagcggattgagttttcgccgcgacgggaacctggcgtgtacttggacgcagaagtgggcgtggcgctcagaagcggatcaaagaaattcttgactgctctggacttctttcttctgtttttctcgatgaatgtgatcgaaacaatttgtgacaacacgaacaagtatgcttggactcacattttggaaaaaccaacgcatgcttgttccgatggatcttgggaagaagtcaccccaagtgaaatgctaaagtttatcggactcgtaatttacatgggcgttgtgaaggttcctcggctgaagctgtattggaacgtaggagatctgtacagcggtctgctcccaccacggatcatgcggcgacgccagttcatagctctactcgcaatgttgcaagttgcagacttggacgatgtcactcaaagttcaagaggaaagctccgatacatgtggtggctcctgcaacacatgaacaaagtgtcagcgaatcttttccagccacatcgcgatctttccgtggatgagcgcatggtgaaatcgaaagggcggtcaggcatccgacagtatatcaaagataaagtaacaaaatggggctacaagctgtgggtcctagctgaccctggcaccggatatactgtgcagtttagtgtgtataccggtaagcgtgagcagccagggccccatggcttagctttcgacgtagtttgccagctgtgtcacacatatcttgatcagggctacaggatctttatggacaatttttacacttctactagcctgttcagtcatcttctcagccgaaaaacattggcttgcggaaccacacgcaaggatcgccgaggatttcctgccgaactgaaggatgcacggtgggaaaaaaaagctcgacgtggcgacattcgatggttgcgcgatcagaacatcctgtaccttcagtggaaagaccggcgtgttgtcaacatgatgagcatggttcatactgcaaatgacacggtcaccgcaaaaagaagggaaagaaggcaaaactcctggactcatatttataacaaagcctctgctgatccatga